One part of the Solea solea chromosome 1, fSolSol10.1, whole genome shotgun sequence genome encodes these proteins:
- the LOC131456254 gene encoding protein AF-10-like isoform X3: MDLPPEKDIKKHKERDRHKPKHKKTSMDMSPSLVLPNIMVPDKTYNSSGGGTVGGVTSLPASSQKRLDDGTARFTTANFQEVSSVHPGGSSKDSLAADTGKVASEVKNKKNIGGNHSVGQRGGRKSLTSSGKPLPSAMVTMATSSTSASASTGPFHQGLLLTSASKMPSAPSSSDFLSFSDSSLRPGGGTTFSSPPSFSSCLVKPSSEGGASEGTTTLFGSLMSATTASAVGGKLYENSHSHTANETTSLSGSAGYKRPQPTSSGPGIVGAVAGGGGGEDGVKKKKKGNWRNRFGPCFTTDVKLSEPAPSLTLPTSTTANTSSSPSSPSSSSSTTLPGRPGLVSSSGLGVGVGGGGGERGLGVMGVGGGMQKSPSLLRNGSLQSNNGSTTTGAGVFSASDGSSSGAGVAAVGGPTSELSQQQQPTPSLAPPSPFTATAPLTSTASTHVSGLPGSVFNLAPSHMFGNRLNPNSAMAALIAQTEASPADQEVGDGSSSNVGAQGFSVKASPKTTPRSPIGGLQIRYDSSGSLPGPGMGLLGAGGGGGETLLPVATSIEQLLERQWNEGQSFLLQQGGQGDVVGMLKSLHQLQEENRRLEEQIKSLTMKKERLQLLSAQLSVPFTPSTASSDVKGIQLGATDSSLPMAAQDSTSCGGHSSSGSTSSLSTPPSVSQSPPQPQLNGVAAVGAAPGGMGGVAGLMGALGAGSALGMGGIVGALNGVIQAPGATGNPHTTGAATGVTLPGNSSSKPLTTSTLHLETRRSFGNTGRGLLLIQSNTARGPHQISLPG; this comes from the exons AAACACAAGGAGCGAGACAggcacaaaccaaaacacaagaAGACCTCTATGGACATGTCTCCATCCCTTGTCCTTCCAAACATCATGGTTCCAGACAAG ACCTACAACAGCAGCGGTGGCGGCACAGTGGGAGGCGTCACCTCTCTGCCTGCCTCCTCACAGAAGCGACTTGATGATGGCACTGCCCGTTTCACCACCGCCAACTTCCAGGAAGTGTCTTCTGTTCACCCCGGTGGCAGTTCTAAAGACAGTTTGGCTGCAGACACTGGAAAAGTGGCGTCTGAGGtgaagaataagaagaatatTGGCGGAAATCACTCAGTGGGACAGAGGGGTGGCCGCAAGTCTCTCACCTCCTCAGGGAAACCCCTTCCCTCTGCCAtggtcaccatggcaacctcCTCCACATCTGCCTCTGCCTCCACCGGGCCTTTCCACCAAG GCCTCCTGTTGACCAGTGCCAGCAAGATGCCGTCTGCCCCTTCCTCTTCAGACTTCCTAAGTTTCTCTGATTCATCGTTACGTCCCGGGGGTGGGACTACCTTCTCCTCCCCGCCGTCTTTCAGCAGTTGCCTTGTAAAGCCGAGCTCAGAGGGCGGAGCCTCGGAGGGAACTACTACGCTTTTTGGCTCTCTCATGTCTGCCACTACAGCTTCTGCAG TGGGTGGGAAACTATACGAGAATTCCCACAGTCACACAGCGAATGAGACGACAAGCCTCAGTGGGTCTGCTGGATACAAACGGCCCCAGCCCACCAGCTCAGGGCCAGGCATCGTTGGAGCagtggcaggaggaggaggaggggaggatggggtgaagaagaaaaagaagggcAACTGGCGAAACAGATTTGGACCCTGCTTCACCACGGATGTGAAGCTCTCCGAGCCAGCGCCCTCCCTGACTCTCCCTACCTCCACGACAGCCAatacctcctcctccccttcctctccttcctcttcttcatccacGACGCTCCCGGGCCGGCCAGGCTTAGTTTCCAGCAGTGGATTAGGAGTCggtgtaggaggaggaggaggagagagggggctGGGGGTCATGGGTGTCGGCGGTGGGATGCAGAAGTCCCCGTCACTTCTCAGGAATGGGAGTTTGCAAAGCAACAATGGCTCCACAACCACTGGAGCAG GTGTTTTCTCGGCTAGTGACGGGTCATCGTCGGGAGCAGGGGTGGCCGCAGTGGGCGGGCCCACCTCTGAGTtgtcacagcaacagcagcccaCACCCTCTCTAGCCCCTCCCTCTCCGTTCACTGCCACCGCCCCGCTTACTAGCACAGCCTCCACACAC GTGAGCGGTCTGCCAGGGTCCGTCTTCAACCTCGCTCCCTCTCACATGTTCGGTAACAGACTGAACCCCAACTCGGCCATGGCAGCGCTCATCGCCCAGACCGAGGCCTCACCAGCAG atcaggaggtgggagacggcagcagcagcaatgttgGTGCTCAGGGCTTCTCTGTAAAAGCTTCTCCCAAGACCACCCCACG CTCGCCCATTGGTGGCCTGCAGATCCGCTATGACTCTTCGGGGTCGTTGCCGGGGCCGGGTATGGGGTTGCTAGGGGCAGGGGGTGGCGGAGGCGAGACCTTGCTCCCAGTGGCCACCAGCATAGAGCAGCTCCTGGAGAGGCAGTGGAACGAAGGACAGAGCTTCCTGCTGCAGCAGGGAGGCCAGGGAGATG tggTGGGAATGCTGAAGTCTCTCCaccagctgcaggaggagaacaGGAGGTTGGAGGAGCAGATCAAATCTCTGACCATGAAGAAGGAGAGGCTGCAGCTTCTCAGCGCTCAGCTCTCGGTGCCTTTCACCCCCTCCACAGCCTCCTCAG aCGTGAAAGGAATCCAGCTGGGAGCCACTGACTCATCCTTACCTATGGCAGCTCAG GACAGTACGTCGTGCGGAGGCCACAGCAGTAGCGGCTCCACGTCCTCTCTCTCCACCCCTCCCTCCGTCTCCCAGAGCCCACCGCAGCCGCAGCTCAACGGAGTGGCCGCAGTGGGGGCGGCTCCCGGCGGTATGGGTGGCGTGGCGGGGCTGATGGGCGCACTCGGCGCAGGTAGCGCGCTGGGCATGGGGGGGATCGTCGGGGCACTGAATGGAGTCATCCAGGCACCGGGGGCCACCGGCaaccctcacactacaggagcAGCAACAGGGGTCACGTTGCCTGGTAACAG
- the LOC131456254 gene encoding protein AF-10-like isoform X1: protein MDLPPEKDIKKHKERDRHKPKHKKTSMDMSPSLVLPNIMVPDKTYNSSGGGTVGGVTSLPASSQKRLDDGTARFTTANFQEVSSVHPGGSSKDSLAADTGKVASEVKNKKNIGGNHSVGQRGGRKSLTSSGKPLPSAMVTMATSSTSASASTGPFHQGLLLTSASKMPSAPSSSDFLSFSDSSLRPGGGTTFSSPPSFSSCLVKPSSEGGASEGTTTLFGSLMSATTASAVGGKLYENSHSHTANETTSLSGSAGYKRPQPTSSGPGIVGAVAGGGGGEDGVKKKKKGNWRNRFGPCFTTDVKLSEPAPSLTLPTSTTANTSSSPSSPSSSSSTTLPGRPGLVSSSGLGVGVGGGGGERGLGVMGVGGGMQKSPSLLRNGSLQSNNGSTTTGAGVFSASDGSSSGAGVAAVGGPTSELSQQQQPTPSLAPPSPFTATAPLTSTASTHVSGLPGSVFNLAPSHMFGNRLNPNSAMAALIAQTEASPADQEVGDGSSSNVGAQGFSVKASPKTTPRSPIGGLQIRYDSSGSLPGPGMGLLGAGGGGGETLLPVATSIEQLLERQWNEGQSFLLQQGGQGDVVGMLKSLHQLQEENRRLEEQIKSLTMKKERLQLLSAQLSVPFTPSTASSDVKGIQLGATDSSLPMAAQDSTSCGGHSSSGSTSSLSTPPSVSQSPPQPQLNGVAAVGAAPGGMGGVAGLMGALGAGSALGMGGIVGALNGVIQAPGATGNPHTTGAATGVTLPGNSSATSKNSAARLSLLSEQHRLLLQQHQLQQLLSSQPSAEQQQVLLYQLMQQHQDLQHLQSLSSAQIPSMPLSSAQLPINNMHPGVQNQGQGAIAANPFLALQHAHGDTHGPGAQKSRLAEKAVSITGQEKT, encoded by the exons AAACACAAGGAGCGAGACAggcacaaaccaaaacacaagaAGACCTCTATGGACATGTCTCCATCCCTTGTCCTTCCAAACATCATGGTTCCAGACAAG ACCTACAACAGCAGCGGTGGCGGCACAGTGGGAGGCGTCACCTCTCTGCCTGCCTCCTCACAGAAGCGACTTGATGATGGCACTGCCCGTTTCACCACCGCCAACTTCCAGGAAGTGTCTTCTGTTCACCCCGGTGGCAGTTCTAAAGACAGTTTGGCTGCAGACACTGGAAAAGTGGCGTCTGAGGtgaagaataagaagaatatTGGCGGAAATCACTCAGTGGGACAGAGGGGTGGCCGCAAGTCTCTCACCTCCTCAGGGAAACCCCTTCCCTCTGCCAtggtcaccatggcaacctcCTCCACATCTGCCTCTGCCTCCACCGGGCCTTTCCACCAAG GCCTCCTGTTGACCAGTGCCAGCAAGATGCCGTCTGCCCCTTCCTCTTCAGACTTCCTAAGTTTCTCTGATTCATCGTTACGTCCCGGGGGTGGGACTACCTTCTCCTCCCCGCCGTCTTTCAGCAGTTGCCTTGTAAAGCCGAGCTCAGAGGGCGGAGCCTCGGAGGGAACTACTACGCTTTTTGGCTCTCTCATGTCTGCCACTACAGCTTCTGCAG TGGGTGGGAAACTATACGAGAATTCCCACAGTCACACAGCGAATGAGACGACAAGCCTCAGTGGGTCTGCTGGATACAAACGGCCCCAGCCCACCAGCTCAGGGCCAGGCATCGTTGGAGCagtggcaggaggaggaggaggggaggatggggtgaagaagaaaaagaagggcAACTGGCGAAACAGATTTGGACCCTGCTTCACCACGGATGTGAAGCTCTCCGAGCCAGCGCCCTCCCTGACTCTCCCTACCTCCACGACAGCCAatacctcctcctccccttcctctccttcctcttcttcatccacGACGCTCCCGGGCCGGCCAGGCTTAGTTTCCAGCAGTGGATTAGGAGTCggtgtaggaggaggaggaggagagagggggctGGGGGTCATGGGTGTCGGCGGTGGGATGCAGAAGTCCCCGTCACTTCTCAGGAATGGGAGTTTGCAAAGCAACAATGGCTCCACAACCACTGGAGCAG GTGTTTTCTCGGCTAGTGACGGGTCATCGTCGGGAGCAGGGGTGGCCGCAGTGGGCGGGCCCACCTCTGAGTtgtcacagcaacagcagcccaCACCCTCTCTAGCCCCTCCCTCTCCGTTCACTGCCACCGCCCCGCTTACTAGCACAGCCTCCACACAC GTGAGCGGTCTGCCAGGGTCCGTCTTCAACCTCGCTCCCTCTCACATGTTCGGTAACAGACTGAACCCCAACTCGGCCATGGCAGCGCTCATCGCCCAGACCGAGGCCTCACCAGCAG atcaggaggtgggagacggcagcagcagcaatgttgGTGCTCAGGGCTTCTCTGTAAAAGCTTCTCCCAAGACCACCCCACG CTCGCCCATTGGTGGCCTGCAGATCCGCTATGACTCTTCGGGGTCGTTGCCGGGGCCGGGTATGGGGTTGCTAGGGGCAGGGGGTGGCGGAGGCGAGACCTTGCTCCCAGTGGCCACCAGCATAGAGCAGCTCCTGGAGAGGCAGTGGAACGAAGGACAGAGCTTCCTGCTGCAGCAGGGAGGCCAGGGAGATG tggTGGGAATGCTGAAGTCTCTCCaccagctgcaggaggagaacaGGAGGTTGGAGGAGCAGATCAAATCTCTGACCATGAAGAAGGAGAGGCTGCAGCTTCTCAGCGCTCAGCTCTCGGTGCCTTTCACCCCCTCCACAGCCTCCTCAG aCGTGAAAGGAATCCAGCTGGGAGCCACTGACTCATCCTTACCTATGGCAGCTCAG GACAGTACGTCGTGCGGAGGCCACAGCAGTAGCGGCTCCACGTCCTCTCTCTCCACCCCTCCCTCCGTCTCCCAGAGCCCACCGCAGCCGCAGCTCAACGGAGTGGCCGCAGTGGGGGCGGCTCCCGGCGGTATGGGTGGCGTGGCGGGGCTGATGGGCGCACTCGGCGCAGGTAGCGCGCTGGGCATGGGGGGGATCGTCGGGGCACTGAATGGAGTCATCCAGGCACCGGGGGCCACCGGCaaccctcacactacaggagcAGCAACAGGGGTCACGTTGCCTGGTAACAG CTCAGCAACTAGTAAGAACAG TGCCGCGCGGCTCAGCCTGCTGTCTGAGCAGCACCGccttctcctgcagcagcaccagctgcagcagctgctgtcctCACAGCCATCAGCG gagcagcagcaggtgttgcTCTACCAGCTGATGCAGCAGCATCAGGACCTCCAGCATCTGCAGTCTCTCTCCTCTGCGCAGATTCCCTCCATGCCGCTCTCCTCCGCTCAGCTGCCCATCAACAACATGCATCCCGGCGTCCAGAACCAGGGCCAAGGCGCCATCGCAGCCAACCCCTTCCTGGCACTGCAGCACGCACACGGCGACACGCACGGCCCCGGGGCGCAGAAGTCGCGGTTAGCCGAAAAGGCCGTGAGCATCACAGGGCAGGAGAAGACATGA
- the LOC131456254 gene encoding protein AF-10-like isoform X2, whose protein sequence is MDLPPEKDIKKHKERDRHKPKHKKTSMDMSPSLVLPNIMVPDKTYNSSGGGTVGGVTSLPASSQKRLDDGTARFTTANFQEVSSVHPGGSSKDSLAADTGKVASEVKNKKNIGGNHSVGQRGGRKSLTSSGKPLPSAMVTMATSSTSASASTGPFHQGLLLTSASKMPSAPSSSDFLSFSDSSLRPGGGTTFSSPPSFSSCLVKPSSEGGASEGTTTLFGSLMSATTASAVGGKLYENSHSHTANETTSLSGSAGYKRPQPTSSGPGIVGAVAGGGGGEDGVKKKKKGNWRNRFGPCFTTDVKLSEPAPSLTLPTSTTANTSSSPSSPSSSSSTTLPGRPGLVSSSGLGVGVGGGGGERGLGVMGVGGGMQKSPSLLRNGSLQSNNGSTTTGAGVFSASDGSSSGAGVAAVGGPTSELSQQQQPTPSLAPPSPFTATAPLTSTASTHVSGLPGSVFNLAPSHMFGNRLNPNSAMAALIAQTEASPADQEVGDGSSSNVGAQGFSVKASPKTTPRSPIGGLQIRYDSSGSLPGPGMGLLGAGGGGGETLLPVATSIEQLLERQWNEGQSFLLQQGGQGDVVGMLKSLHQLQEENRRLEEQIKSLTMKKERLQLLSAQLSVPFTPSTASSDVKGIQLGATDSSLPMAAQDSTSCGGHSSSGSTSSLSTPPSVSQSPPQPQLNGVAAVGAAPGGMGGVAGLMGALGAGSALGMGGIVGALNGVIQAPGATGNPHTTGAATGVTLPGNSAARLSLLSEQHRLLLQQHQLQQLLSSQPSAEQQQVLLYQLMQQHQDLQHLQSLSSAQIPSMPLSSAQLPINNMHPGVQNQGQGAIAANPFLALQHAHGDTHGPGAQKSRLAEKAVSITGQEKT, encoded by the exons AAACACAAGGAGCGAGACAggcacaaaccaaaacacaagaAGACCTCTATGGACATGTCTCCATCCCTTGTCCTTCCAAACATCATGGTTCCAGACAAG ACCTACAACAGCAGCGGTGGCGGCACAGTGGGAGGCGTCACCTCTCTGCCTGCCTCCTCACAGAAGCGACTTGATGATGGCACTGCCCGTTTCACCACCGCCAACTTCCAGGAAGTGTCTTCTGTTCACCCCGGTGGCAGTTCTAAAGACAGTTTGGCTGCAGACACTGGAAAAGTGGCGTCTGAGGtgaagaataagaagaatatTGGCGGAAATCACTCAGTGGGACAGAGGGGTGGCCGCAAGTCTCTCACCTCCTCAGGGAAACCCCTTCCCTCTGCCAtggtcaccatggcaacctcCTCCACATCTGCCTCTGCCTCCACCGGGCCTTTCCACCAAG GCCTCCTGTTGACCAGTGCCAGCAAGATGCCGTCTGCCCCTTCCTCTTCAGACTTCCTAAGTTTCTCTGATTCATCGTTACGTCCCGGGGGTGGGACTACCTTCTCCTCCCCGCCGTCTTTCAGCAGTTGCCTTGTAAAGCCGAGCTCAGAGGGCGGAGCCTCGGAGGGAACTACTACGCTTTTTGGCTCTCTCATGTCTGCCACTACAGCTTCTGCAG TGGGTGGGAAACTATACGAGAATTCCCACAGTCACACAGCGAATGAGACGACAAGCCTCAGTGGGTCTGCTGGATACAAACGGCCCCAGCCCACCAGCTCAGGGCCAGGCATCGTTGGAGCagtggcaggaggaggaggaggggaggatggggtgaagaagaaaaagaagggcAACTGGCGAAACAGATTTGGACCCTGCTTCACCACGGATGTGAAGCTCTCCGAGCCAGCGCCCTCCCTGACTCTCCCTACCTCCACGACAGCCAatacctcctcctccccttcctctccttcctcttcttcatccacGACGCTCCCGGGCCGGCCAGGCTTAGTTTCCAGCAGTGGATTAGGAGTCggtgtaggaggaggaggaggagagagggggctGGGGGTCATGGGTGTCGGCGGTGGGATGCAGAAGTCCCCGTCACTTCTCAGGAATGGGAGTTTGCAAAGCAACAATGGCTCCACAACCACTGGAGCAG GTGTTTTCTCGGCTAGTGACGGGTCATCGTCGGGAGCAGGGGTGGCCGCAGTGGGCGGGCCCACCTCTGAGTtgtcacagcaacagcagcccaCACCCTCTCTAGCCCCTCCCTCTCCGTTCACTGCCACCGCCCCGCTTACTAGCACAGCCTCCACACAC GTGAGCGGTCTGCCAGGGTCCGTCTTCAACCTCGCTCCCTCTCACATGTTCGGTAACAGACTGAACCCCAACTCGGCCATGGCAGCGCTCATCGCCCAGACCGAGGCCTCACCAGCAG atcaggaggtgggagacggcagcagcagcaatgttgGTGCTCAGGGCTTCTCTGTAAAAGCTTCTCCCAAGACCACCCCACG CTCGCCCATTGGTGGCCTGCAGATCCGCTATGACTCTTCGGGGTCGTTGCCGGGGCCGGGTATGGGGTTGCTAGGGGCAGGGGGTGGCGGAGGCGAGACCTTGCTCCCAGTGGCCACCAGCATAGAGCAGCTCCTGGAGAGGCAGTGGAACGAAGGACAGAGCTTCCTGCTGCAGCAGGGAGGCCAGGGAGATG tggTGGGAATGCTGAAGTCTCTCCaccagctgcaggaggagaacaGGAGGTTGGAGGAGCAGATCAAATCTCTGACCATGAAGAAGGAGAGGCTGCAGCTTCTCAGCGCTCAGCTCTCGGTGCCTTTCACCCCCTCCACAGCCTCCTCAG aCGTGAAAGGAATCCAGCTGGGAGCCACTGACTCATCCTTACCTATGGCAGCTCAG GACAGTACGTCGTGCGGAGGCCACAGCAGTAGCGGCTCCACGTCCTCTCTCTCCACCCCTCCCTCCGTCTCCCAGAGCCCACCGCAGCCGCAGCTCAACGGAGTGGCCGCAGTGGGGGCGGCTCCCGGCGGTATGGGTGGCGTGGCGGGGCTGATGGGCGCACTCGGCGCAGGTAGCGCGCTGGGCATGGGGGGGATCGTCGGGGCACTGAATGGAGTCATCCAGGCACCGGGGGCCACCGGCaaccctcacactacaggagcAGCAACAGGGGTCACGTTGCCTGGTAACAG TGCCGCGCGGCTCAGCCTGCTGTCTGAGCAGCACCGccttctcctgcagcagcaccagctgcagcagctgctgtcctCACAGCCATCAGCG gagcagcagcaggtgttgcTCTACCAGCTGATGCAGCAGCATCAGGACCTCCAGCATCTGCAGTCTCTCTCCTCTGCGCAGATTCCCTCCATGCCGCTCTCCTCCGCTCAGCTGCCCATCAACAACATGCATCCCGGCGTCCAGAACCAGGGCCAAGGCGCCATCGCAGCCAACCCCTTCCTGGCACTGCAGCACGCACACGGCGACACGCACGGCCCCGGGGCGCAGAAGTCGCGGTTAGCCGAAAAGGCCGTGAGCATCACAGGGCAGGAGAAGACATGA